One genomic segment of Candidatus Sericytochromatia bacterium includes these proteins:
- a CDS encoding C1 family peptidase, whose amino-acid sequence MLKRLALVALAVLNLVSLTACGRAPLQPGAGPVASRAQASTLLRAAGRVRKLGFDLDRAEIQQLAARPVHLPPVQGLMPIKVDLRGRCSPIYDQGDLGSCTAFAMGKGAREFLQRIRGEQPTPLSALYLYYETRKLRNAVHLDSGATITDTMRAIAQAGVAPETSWPYQIAFFTEQPPPAAYSQAPAWKLTTGVQLAGLEDIKRALARKQPVVFGMRVYQTFRDVGSDGMLPMPQPGDVMVGGHAVVAVGYDNRRQVLIVRNSFGTFWGDQGYFYLPYAYLADDRVMDIWTAS is encoded by the coding sequence GTGCTCAAGCGCCTGGCCCTGGTGGCCCTTGCGGTCTTGAACTTGGTCTCGCTCACCGCCTGCGGCCGCGCCCCGCTCCAGCCGGGTGCGGGCCCGGTCGCGTCACGCGCCCAGGCGTCGACCCTGCTGCGGGCAGCCGGCCGGGTGCGCAAGCTGGGCTTTGACCTCGACCGCGCGGAGATTCAGCAACTGGCGGCGCGTCCGGTTCATCTCCCCCCGGTGCAGGGCCTGATGCCGATCAAGGTCGACCTGCGGGGACGCTGCAGCCCGATCTACGACCAGGGCGACCTGGGTTCCTGCACGGCCTTTGCCATGGGCAAGGGGGCCCGCGAGTTCCTGCAGCGCATCCGGGGCGAGCAGCCCACCCCGCTCTCCGCGCTCTACCTGTATTACGAGACGCGCAAGCTGCGCAACGCGGTCCACCTCGATTCCGGCGCCACCATCACCGATACGATGCGGGCGATCGCCCAGGCCGGCGTCGCGCCGGAAACCAGCTGGCCCTACCAGATCGCCTTTTTCACCGAACAGCCGCCCCCGGCCGCCTATTCGCAGGCCCCTGCCTGGAAGCTGACCACCGGCGTGCAGCTGGCCGGCCTGGAAGACATCAAGCGGGCCCTGGCGCGCAAGCAACCGGTGGTGTTCGGCATGCGCGTCTACCAGACCTTCCGCGACGTGGGCTCCGATGGCATGCTGCCCATGCCCCAGCCGGGCGATGTGATGGTGGGCGGGCACGCCGTCGTGGCCGTCGGCTACGACAACCGCCGCCAGGTGCTGATCGTGCGCAACTCGTTCGGCACCTTCTGGGGCGACCAGGGCTATTTCTACCTGCCCTACGCCTACCTCGCAGACGACCGCGTCATGGACATCTGGACGGCCTCCTGA
- a CDS encoding SCO family protein, which translates to MRRLLGCLLTLALVACAAKESESGFPHAILTPTPKALPTVSLVRGDGQPAPADLFRGHWTWLYFGYANCPDVCPMALDFAAREYEKLTRKEAVRLVFVSVDPARDRTPKLETFVDYYNPRFVGVTGAARHDIDSLTKAVGAAYVIDAPSKPGGAYTVSHSNMVFALDPQGRLVAVYVPDGKPGAMAEDFNRLTAKEKV; encoded by the coding sequence TTGCGTCGACTCTTGGGCTGTCTGCTGACGCTGGCTCTGGTGGCCTGTGCGGCCAAGGAATCGGAATCAGGCTTCCCCCATGCCATCCTGACCCCCACCCCCAAGGCCCTGCCGACGGTGTCGCTGGTGCGGGGAGACGGCCAGCCGGCGCCGGCGGACCTCTTTCGGGGCCACTGGACCTGGCTGTACTTCGGCTACGCCAACTGCCCGGATGTCTGCCCGATGGCGCTCGATTTTGCGGCGCGCGAGTATGAAAAATTGACCCGCAAGGAGGCGGTCCGGCTGGTCTTCGTGTCGGTCGACCCGGCGCGGGACCGCACGCCCAAGCTGGAAACCTTCGTCGATTACTACAACCCGCGCTTCGTGGGCGTGACCGGGGCCGCCCGCCACGACATCGACAGCCTGACCAAGGCGGTGGGAGCCGCCTACGTGATCGACGCCCCCAGCAAGCCCGGCGGGGCGTATACTGTCAGCCACAGCAACATGGTCTTCGCGCTCGACCCGCAAGGTCGACTGGTCGCGGTCTACGTGCCGGACGGCAAGCCCGGTGCCATGGCCGAGGACTTCAACCGGCTCACCGCCAAGGAGAAGGTATGA
- a CDS encoding phosphodiester glycosidase family protein has product MRRLVACLLGLALLASLPADPAEASVLARASRQIVPGASHTYIKRRTPAGPMVMHVLRADPHLVTIKSVVAQRRNGGFARAPVSQIARASGALAAINGSFFNYVNNEPAGLMVQDGQIISSGMHNRSVFGIRYDGTPFIDDAQVRAAVMLEDGRELAVAGVNRRARPNQMTLYTSHFGAATRTALHPYRYEAAIDARGNVIEASNGNLPIPRGGYVLSANGAAFARAMEALRPGARALVYTQLSGVWEGVRYAIGGGPTIVHNGKVHVTARQEGFGSHIASGRAPRTAIGYTPAGITLMVTVDGRVPKHSVGCTLKELARLMIELGAIEAINLDGGGSTVMVIAGKPVNRISAGVERLVSNAIGIFPME; this is encoded by the coding sequence ATGCGTCGACTCGTTGCTTGCTTGCTTGGCCTCGCCCTGCTGGCCTCGCTCCCGGCAGACCCGGCCGAAGCTTCCGTGCTGGCGCGCGCCTCCCGCCAGATCGTGCCGGGCGCCTCGCATACTTACATCAAGCGGCGCACGCCGGCCGGCCCGATGGTGATGCACGTCTTGCGCGCCGATCCCCACCTGGTCACGATCAAGAGCGTGGTGGCGCAGCGTCGCAATGGCGGCTTCGCGCGGGCGCCCGTCAGCCAGATTGCCCGCGCCTCGGGGGCGCTGGCGGCGATCAACGGCTCCTTCTTCAATTACGTCAACAACGAGCCGGCCGGCCTGATGGTGCAGGACGGCCAGATCATCAGCAGCGGCATGCACAACCGGTCGGTGTTCGGCATTCGCTATGACGGCACGCCCTTCATCGACGACGCGCAGGTGCGCGCCGCGGTCATGCTGGAAGATGGCCGCGAACTGGCGGTGGCCGGCGTCAACCGGCGCGCGCGGCCCAACCAGATGACGCTCTACACCTCGCATTTCGGCGCCGCGACGCGCACGGCCCTGCATCCCTATCGCTATGAAGCCGCCATCGATGCGCGCGGCAACGTGATCGAAGCCAGCAACGGCAACCTGCCGATTCCGCGGGGCGGCTACGTGCTGTCGGCCAACGGGGCGGCCTTCGCCCGGGCCATGGAGGCCCTGCGCCCTGGCGCGCGGGCGCTGGTCTATACCCAGCTGTCCGGCGTCTGGGAGGGCGTGCGCTATGCCATCGGGGGAGGGCCCACGATCGTGCACAACGGCAAGGTCCACGTCACGGCTCGCCAGGAGGGCTTCGGCAGCCACATCGCCTCGGGGCGCGCGCCGCGCACGGCGATCGGCTACACGCCGGCCGGCATCACGCTGATGGTCACGGTCGATGGCCGCGTGCCGAAGCACAGCGTGGGCTGCACCTTGAAGGAGCTGGCCCGGCTGATGATCGAGCTCGGGGCGATCGAGGCGATCAACCTCGACGGCGGGGGGTCCACCGTCATGGTGATTGCCGGCAAGCCCGTCAACCGCATTTCCGCCGGCGTCGAACGCCTGGTGAGCAACGCCATCGGCATCTTTCCGATGGAGTGA
- a CDS encoding YajQ family cyclic di-GMP-binding protein: protein MSKEASFDIVSKVEMQEVTNAVHQAQKELEQRFDLKGSGAEVTLEKEMLVLKAPDEMKLRNVLDVVESKFVKRNISLKSLDYGKIESSLGGNVRQDVTLKQGIDKERAKKIIGLIKDSKLKVQAQIQDDQIRVTGKSRDDLQAVIAKLKGADLDIDLQFINYR from the coding sequence TTGTCCAAGGAAGCCAGCTTTGACATCGTCAGCAAGGTGGAGATGCAAGAGGTCACCAACGCCGTGCATCAGGCGCAGAAGGAGCTCGAGCAGCGCTTCGATCTGAAGGGCAGTGGCGCGGAGGTCACGCTCGAGAAAGAAATGCTGGTGCTGAAAGCCCCGGATGAGATGAAGCTGCGCAACGTGCTCGACGTGGTCGAAAGCAAGTTCGTGAAGCGCAACATCTCCCTCAAGAGCCTCGACTACGGCAAGATCGAGTCGTCGCTCGGCGGCAACGTGCGCCAGGACGTGACCTTGAAGCAGGGCATCGACAAGGAGCGGGCCAAGAAGATCATCGGTCTGATCAAGGACTCCAAGCTCAAGGTGCAGGCCCAGATTCAGGATGACCAGATCCGGGTCACGGGCAAGAGCCGGGACGACCTGCAGGCCGTGATCGCCAAGCTCAAGGGCGCGGATCTGGACATCGACCTGCAGTTCATCAACTACCGCTGA
- a CDS encoding copper chaperone PCu(A)C, with product MKLFALAAAVLASLAVVPPTAAEACSGGGCVVDKKIEGLHVCEPWVREAPPGASAMAAYMKIKNGGKAELKVTGAQSPQFKSVEIHEIVNADGMARMQEVKQLVVPAAGAVALEPGATHVMLIGPKKALAAGARVDLTLMLSNGKKLAIPMAVRPRGAQAAPAHEHHHDEHQHGGH from the coding sequence ATGAAATTGTTTGCGCTGGCCGCCGCCGTTCTGGCGAGCCTGGCCGTTGTCCCGCCCACCGCGGCCGAGGCCTGCAGCGGCGGGGGTTGTGTCGTCGACAAGAAAATCGAGGGGCTGCACGTCTGTGAACCCTGGGTGCGCGAAGCGCCTCCCGGCGCCAGTGCCATGGCCGCCTACATGAAAATCAAGAACGGCGGCAAGGCCGAACTGAAGGTGACAGGCGCCCAGAGCCCGCAGTTCAAGAGCGTGGAGATCCACGAGATCGTCAACGCGGACGGCATGGCCCGCATGCAAGAGGTCAAGCAGCTGGTGGTCCCGGCCGCAGGGGCCGTGGCGCTGGAGCCGGGCGCGACGCACGTCATGCTGATCGGACCGAAGAAAGCGCTGGCAGCCGGTGCGCGGGTCGACCTGACCCTGATGCTCAGCAACGGCAAGAAGCTGGCCATCCCGATGGCCGTGCGTCCCCGCGGCGCCCAGGCCGCTCCCGCTCACGAACATCACCACGACGAGCACCAGCACGGCGGGCACTGA
- a CDS encoding glycosyltransferase, giving the protein MRLTGQDIVCVSVMDWEHPFASSRHHLMRALAARNRVLFVNNQVNPWAVLGGLRQARGRRACARRVGLVANPEPLTAGLWVHTPPWVVPMGQIGRRGLFERVYRFNQARLLQDVKQACGRLGFRRPILWISFNVLSSESLIAGLDPALTVYHCTDAIAAMPRVSPFAAEIEARLVAQSDLVICSSPALQAAQAARHPACHLVPNGADVALFERAQRLTGSRPARLAGVGPGPLLGFAGHLEERLDLPLITELARARPDWQILLAGPVAPAVRGALRPLAALPNVHLIGLVPREELPAILAACDALMIPFVHSEQTRAIYPLKLNEYLATGKPVVTTGFADWPDVGDSLQVGDGLAGFRAACERALADTSPARAAARVALARANDWEARVQRIEQLLQERLFPRASLA; this is encoded by the coding sequence GTGCGGCTGACGGGACAGGACATCGTATGCGTGTCGGTCATGGACTGGGAACATCCCTTCGCCAGCAGCCGACATCATCTGATGCGGGCGCTGGCCGCGCGGAACCGCGTCCTGTTCGTCAACAATCAGGTCAACCCGTGGGCGGTGCTGGGAGGGCTGCGCCAGGCGCGTGGCCGTCGGGCTTGTGCGCGGCGTGTCGGCCTGGTCGCCAACCCGGAGCCGCTGACGGCCGGGTTGTGGGTGCACACGCCGCCCTGGGTGGTGCCGATGGGCCAGATCGGGCGCCGCGGCCTGTTCGAGCGGGTCTATCGCTTCAACCAGGCCCGCCTCCTGCAGGATGTGAAGCAGGCCTGCGGGCGCCTGGGGTTCCGGCGGCCAATCCTGTGGATCAGCTTCAACGTGCTCTCCAGTGAGAGCCTGATCGCGGGCCTCGACCCGGCGTTGACGGTCTACCACTGCACCGATGCGATCGCTGCGATGCCGCGCGTGTCGCCCTTTGCCGCCGAGATCGAGGCCCGCCTGGTGGCGCAGTCCGACCTGGTGATCTGCAGCAGTCCAGCCCTGCAGGCGGCGCAGGCGGCCAGGCATCCCGCTTGCCACCTGGTGCCCAACGGGGCCGATGTGGCCCTGTTCGAGCGGGCGCAGCGGCTGACGGGGAGCCGCCCGGCACGGCTGGCGGGGGTGGGGCCGGGGCCGCTGCTGGGCTTCGCCGGTCACCTTGAGGAGCGACTGGATCTCCCCCTGATCACCGAGCTCGCCCGGGCGCGTCCGGACTGGCAGATCCTGCTGGCGGGTCCGGTGGCGCCGGCCGTTCGAGGGGCGCTCCGGCCGCTGGCGGCCTTGCCCAACGTGCACCTGATCGGCCTGGTGCCGCGCGAGGAACTGCCGGCCATTCTGGCCGCCTGCGATGCCCTGATGATTCCCTTCGTTCACAGCGAGCAGACCCGGGCGATCTACCCGCTGAAGCTCAACGAGTACCTGGCCACCGGCAAGCCAGTCGTCACGACCGGCTTTGCGGACTGGCCGGACGTGGGCGACAGCTTGCAGGTGGGGGATGGGCTCGCCGGCTTCAGGGCCGCCTGTGAGCGGGCCCTGGCCGACACCTCACCGGCGCGGGCGGCGGCCCGTGTGGCGCTCGCGCGTGCCAACGATTGGGAGGCCCGGGTGCAGCGCATCGAACAGTTGCTGCAGGAACGCCTGTTTCCTCGGGCGTCGCTTGCTTAA